Proteins from a single region of Styela clava chromosome 1, kaStyClav1.hap1.2, whole genome shotgun sequence:
- the LOC120335200 gene encoding N-acetylglucosamine-1-phosphodiester alpha-N-acetylglucosaminidase-like isoform X2, producing the protein MLRKWCFIVQIISFLEITGMNARDKSPSLVDDVIFPYAQPRHGSLHRRHARSTMKNPGYNQTYETFTANVTDQLVPAANTRYFVSDVPSNEYYSYITVKAYGHITTVTNPLRSFSVLEPHSQGGCSNNITDTVENTSKQRKCRVAQNGGFFSIKYGSCLGNLVSDGRLVIDHGNIQNANFGITKNGTIVVGYITSEDIEKMDFKQLIGGAVWLVRNGSPYVEESFKCESADVQETGTLRTFIDVQSARTAIGHDALGRVVFVNTEGQTKVRGLNLNQFARLLIKEFHLVNAINLDGGGSATLVLNGSLASYPSDHCKSDPEWRCARAVTTIVCAHDPDCETECVHGECIHGKCSCSVNYRGESCEKLYCGHHNCSSHGSCQPEGCDCSPGWHGTDCTIPCGPTHFGKNCSQECRCRNNGTCNSVTGICTCRPGFGGALCEKGCEPGTYGSNCQYTCHCANTCTCDPASGVCRNDTSYNLEKYASINGSGKAALCDNVPTPGSVFGYDRTLCKQPLKCKQLNSTSGIEE; encoded by the exons ATGTTACGAAAATGGTGTTTTATTGTTCAAATCATTTCGTTCTTAGAGATCACAGGAATGAACGCAAGAGATAAAAGCCC gtCATTAGTTGATGATGTTATCTTTCCTTATGCTCAACCTCGTCATGGTTCATTGCATCGTCGTCACGCTCGATCAACCATGAAAAATCCAGGTTATAACCAAACATACGAGACATTTACTGCCAATGTAACCGACCAACTTGTCCCAGCAGCTAATACCAG atattttgtaTCTGACGTGCCGTCTAACGAGTATTATTCCTACATCACTGTGAAAGCGTACGGCCACATAACGACAGTTACAAACCCTCTGCGATCGTTCAGCGTCTTGGAACCCCACTCTCAAGGCGGCTGCTCAAATAATATCACTGATACAGTGGAGAACACGTCAAAGCAAAG GAAATGCAGGGTGGCCCAGAATGGAGGATTCTTCAGTATTAAGTATGGCAGCTGTCTGGGTAATCTAGTGAGTGATGGTAGGCTTGTGATAGACCATGGGAACATACAGAATGCTAACTTCGGGATTACTAAGAATGGAACAATTGTTGTTGG atacATAACTTCTgaagatattgaaaaaatgGATTTCAAGCAACTGATTGGTGGAGCTGTTTGGCTTGTGAGAAATG GTTCACCGTATGTAGAAGAATCATTCAAATGTGAAAGTGCTGACGTACAGGAGACTGGTACCCTCAG AACTTTCATTGATGTTCAATCAGCACGGACAGCGATCGGACACGATGCTTTAGGAAGAGTTGTTTTCGTCAATACTGAAGGTCAAACCAAAGTCAGAGGTCTCAACCTTAATCAATTTGCAAG ATTGCTGATCAAAGAATTCCATCTTGTGAATGCAATTAATTTGGATGGAGGCGGTTCTGCAACGTTGGTTCTCAATGGTTCATTGGCGAGTTATCCATCCGATCATTGCAAGAGTGACCCCGAGTGGCGATGCGCTCGAGCAGTTACAACTATTGTCTGCGCTCACGATCCCGATTGTGAAACAGAGTGTGTGCATGGGGAGTGTATCCATGGAAA ATGTTCTTGTTCTGTGAACTACAGAGGCGAGTCATGTGAAAAGTTGTATTGCGGCCACCATAACTGTTCTTCACATGGATCGTGCCAGCCAG AAGGCTGTGACTGCTCTCCTGGGTGGCATGGTACTGACTGCACCATCCCCTGCGGTCCGACTCACTTTGGAAAGAATTGCTCTCAGGAGTGCCGATGTAGAAATAATGGAACTTGCAACAGCGTCACAGGGATCTGCACTTGCCGTCCAGGATTTGGAGGAGCGTTATGTGAAAAAG gTTGTGAGCCCGGTACCTATGGCAGCAATTGTCAGTATACGTGCCACTGTGCCAATACATGTACGTGTGACCCTGCATCAGGTGTTTGCAGGAATGACACATCTTATAATCTAGAAAAGTATGCTAGCATTAATG GGTCTGGAAAAGCAGCATTGTGCGACAATGTTCCGACACCCGGTTCCGTTTTTGGTTATGACAGAACTCTGTGTAAGCAGCCACTGAAATGTAAACAGCTCAACTCAACCTCAGGCATCGAAGAATAG
- the LOC120335200 gene encoding N-acetylglucosamine-1-phosphodiester alpha-N-acetylglucosaminidase-like isoform X3 yields the protein MLRKWCFIVQIISFLEITGMNARDKSPSLVDDVIFPYAQPRHGSLHRRHARSTMKNPGYNQTYETFTANVTDQLVPAANTRYFVSDVPSNEYYSYITVKAYGHITTVTNPLRSFSVLEPHSQGGCSNNITDTVENTSKQRKCRVAQNGGFFSIKYGSCLGNLVSDGRLVIDHGNIQNANFGITKNGTIVVGYITSEDIEKMDFKQLIGGAVWLVRNGSPYVEESFKCESADVQETGTLRTFIDVQSARTAIGHDALGRVVFVNTEGQTKVRGLNLNQFARLLIKEFHLVNAINLDGGGSATLVLNGSLASYPSDHCKSDPEWRCARAVTTIVCAHDPDCETECVHGECIHGKCSCSVNYRGESCEKLYCGHHNCSSHGSCQPEGCDCSPGWHGTDCTIPCGPTHFGKNCSQECRCRNNGTCNSVTGICTCRPGFGGALCEKGCEPGTYGSNCQYTCHCANTCTCDPASGVCRNDTSYNLEKYASINGSEIFRGHCCSVFGKP from the exons ATGTTACGAAAATGGTGTTTTATTGTTCAAATCATTTCGTTCTTAGAGATCACAGGAATGAACGCAAGAGATAAAAGCCC gtCATTAGTTGATGATGTTATCTTTCCTTATGCTCAACCTCGTCATGGTTCATTGCATCGTCGTCACGCTCGATCAACCATGAAAAATCCAGGTTATAACCAAACATACGAGACATTTACTGCCAATGTAACCGACCAACTTGTCCCAGCAGCTAATACCAG atattttgtaTCTGACGTGCCGTCTAACGAGTATTATTCCTACATCACTGTGAAAGCGTACGGCCACATAACGACAGTTACAAACCCTCTGCGATCGTTCAGCGTCTTGGAACCCCACTCTCAAGGCGGCTGCTCAAATAATATCACTGATACAGTGGAGAACACGTCAAAGCAAAG GAAATGCAGGGTGGCCCAGAATGGAGGATTCTTCAGTATTAAGTATGGCAGCTGTCTGGGTAATCTAGTGAGTGATGGTAGGCTTGTGATAGACCATGGGAACATACAGAATGCTAACTTCGGGATTACTAAGAATGGAACAATTGTTGTTGG atacATAACTTCTgaagatattgaaaaaatgGATTTCAAGCAACTGATTGGTGGAGCTGTTTGGCTTGTGAGAAATG GTTCACCGTATGTAGAAGAATCATTCAAATGTGAAAGTGCTGACGTACAGGAGACTGGTACCCTCAG AACTTTCATTGATGTTCAATCAGCACGGACAGCGATCGGACACGATGCTTTAGGAAGAGTTGTTTTCGTCAATACTGAAGGTCAAACCAAAGTCAGAGGTCTCAACCTTAATCAATTTGCAAG ATTGCTGATCAAAGAATTCCATCTTGTGAATGCAATTAATTTGGATGGAGGCGGTTCTGCAACGTTGGTTCTCAATGGTTCATTGGCGAGTTATCCATCCGATCATTGCAAGAGTGACCCCGAGTGGCGATGCGCTCGAGCAGTTACAACTATTGTCTGCGCTCACGATCCCGATTGTGAAACAGAGTGTGTGCATGGGGAGTGTATCCATGGAAA ATGTTCTTGTTCTGTGAACTACAGAGGCGAGTCATGTGAAAAGTTGTATTGCGGCCACCATAACTGTTCTTCACATGGATCGTGCCAGCCAG AAGGCTGTGACTGCTCTCCTGGGTGGCATGGTACTGACTGCACCATCCCCTGCGGTCCGACTCACTTTGGAAAGAATTGCTCTCAGGAGTGCCGATGTAGAAATAATGGAACTTGCAACAGCGTCACAGGGATCTGCACTTGCCGTCCAGGATTTGGAGGAGCGTTATGTGAAAAAG gTTGTGAGCCCGGTACCTATGGCAGCAATTGTCAGTATACGTGCCACTGTGCCAATACATGTACGTGTGACCCTGCATCAGGTGTTTGCAGGAATGACACATCTTATAATCTAGAAAAGTATGCTAGCATTAATG gATCGGAAATATTCAGGGGCCACTGTTGTTCTGTATTCGGGAAACCTTAG
- the LOC120335200 gene encoding N-acetylglucosamine-1-phosphodiester alpha-N-acetylglucosaminidase-like isoform X1, translating into MLRKWCFIVQIISFLEITGMNARDKSPSLVDDVIFPYAQPRHGSLHRRHARSTMKNPGYNQTYETFTANVTDQLVPAANTRYFVSDVPSNEYYSYITVKAYGHITTVTNPLRSFSVLEPHSQGGCSNNITDTVENTSKQRKCRVAQNGGFFSIKYGSCLGNLVSDGRLVIDHGNIQNANFGITKNGTIVVGYITSEDIEKMDFKQLIGGAVWLVRNGSPYVEESFKCESADVQETGTLRTFIDVQSARTAIGHDALGRVVFVNTEGQTKVRGLNLNQFARLLIKEFHLVNAINLDGGGSATLVLNGSLASYPSDHCKSDPEWRCARAVTTIVCAHDPDCETECVHGECIHGKCSCSVNYRGESCEKLYCGHHNCSSHGSCQPEGCDCSPGWHGTDCTIPCGPTHFGKNCSQECRCRNNGTCNSVTGICTCRPGFGGALCEKGCEPGTYGSNCQYTCHCANTCTCDPASGVCRNDTSYNLEKYASINVAQCLIKKQQRKSEKIQKTKDFMEFHWMAIMCTTVGALVLSLAFNVYLLLLKSGCTGGYDHHDNHKKAKNVPLDSIPLDQEEDTEADANFIPLQGISLSNHQTTEADANKIALKGIRSSPKRKTKPFSMGNNRIKTKRKSKMPSLKNLVQTFKNKQSHSKEGYTPLNNPNNDESNLEFEETSLL; encoded by the exons ATGTTACGAAAATGGTGTTTTATTGTTCAAATCATTTCGTTCTTAGAGATCACAGGAATGAACGCAAGAGATAAAAGCCC gtCATTAGTTGATGATGTTATCTTTCCTTATGCTCAACCTCGTCATGGTTCATTGCATCGTCGTCACGCTCGATCAACCATGAAAAATCCAGGTTATAACCAAACATACGAGACATTTACTGCCAATGTAACCGACCAACTTGTCCCAGCAGCTAATACCAG atattttgtaTCTGACGTGCCGTCTAACGAGTATTATTCCTACATCACTGTGAAAGCGTACGGCCACATAACGACAGTTACAAACCCTCTGCGATCGTTCAGCGTCTTGGAACCCCACTCTCAAGGCGGCTGCTCAAATAATATCACTGATACAGTGGAGAACACGTCAAAGCAAAG GAAATGCAGGGTGGCCCAGAATGGAGGATTCTTCAGTATTAAGTATGGCAGCTGTCTGGGTAATCTAGTGAGTGATGGTAGGCTTGTGATAGACCATGGGAACATACAGAATGCTAACTTCGGGATTACTAAGAATGGAACAATTGTTGTTGG atacATAACTTCTgaagatattgaaaaaatgGATTTCAAGCAACTGATTGGTGGAGCTGTTTGGCTTGTGAGAAATG GTTCACCGTATGTAGAAGAATCATTCAAATGTGAAAGTGCTGACGTACAGGAGACTGGTACCCTCAG AACTTTCATTGATGTTCAATCAGCACGGACAGCGATCGGACACGATGCTTTAGGAAGAGTTGTTTTCGTCAATACTGAAGGTCAAACCAAAGTCAGAGGTCTCAACCTTAATCAATTTGCAAG ATTGCTGATCAAAGAATTCCATCTTGTGAATGCAATTAATTTGGATGGAGGCGGTTCTGCAACGTTGGTTCTCAATGGTTCATTGGCGAGTTATCCATCCGATCATTGCAAGAGTGACCCCGAGTGGCGATGCGCTCGAGCAGTTACAACTATTGTCTGCGCTCACGATCCCGATTGTGAAACAGAGTGTGTGCATGGGGAGTGTATCCATGGAAA ATGTTCTTGTTCTGTGAACTACAGAGGCGAGTCATGTGAAAAGTTGTATTGCGGCCACCATAACTGTTCTTCACATGGATCGTGCCAGCCAG AAGGCTGTGACTGCTCTCCTGGGTGGCATGGTACTGACTGCACCATCCCCTGCGGTCCGACTCACTTTGGAAAGAATTGCTCTCAGGAGTGCCGATGTAGAAATAATGGAACTTGCAACAGCGTCACAGGGATCTGCACTTGCCGTCCAGGATTTGGAGGAGCGTTATGTGAAAAAG gTTGTGAGCCCGGTACCTATGGCAGCAATTGTCAGTATACGTGCCACTGTGCCAATACATGTACGTGTGACCCTGCATCAGGTGTTTGCAGGAATGACACATCTTATAATCTAGAAAAGTATGCTAGCATTAATG TTGCTCAATGTCTGATCAAAAAGCAACAAAGAAAATCAGAAAAGATTCAGAAAACAAAAGATTTCATGGAATT cCACTGGATGGCGATCATGTGTACAACAGTTGGAGCTCTTGTATTGAGTCTCGCTTTcaacgtttatttattattactaaaatcTGGCTGTACTGGAGGCTACGATCACCATGACAATCACAAGAAAGCAAAAAATGTTCCATTGGATAGCATCCCTCTCGATCAAGAAGAAGATACTGAGGCGGATGCAAATTTTATACCACTACAAGGCATCTCTCTCAGTAATCATCAAACTACTGAAGCAGATGCCAATAAAATTGCATTAAAAGGCATCCGTTCCAGTCCTAAGCGCAAAACTAAGCCTTTTTCAATGGGAAATAACAGAATTAAAACCAAGAGGAAATCGAAAATGCcttcattaaaaaatttagttcaaaCTTTCAAGAACAAGCAGTCGCATTCGAAAGAAGGTTACACGCCCTTGAATAATCCCAATAACGATGAAAGTAACTTGGAATTTGAAGAGACTTCTTTATTATAA
- the LOC120335200 gene encoding N-acetylglucosamine-1-phosphodiester alpha-N-acetylglucosaminidase-like isoform X4: MLRKWCFIVQIISFLEITGMNARDKSPSLVDDVIFPYAQPRHGSLHRRHARSTMKNPGYNQTYETFTANVTDQLVPAANTRYFVSDVPSNEYYSYITVKAYGHITTVTNPLRSFSVLEPHSQGGCSNNITDTVENTSKQRKCRVAQNGGFFSIKYGSCLGNLVSDGRLVIDHGNIQNANFGITKNGTIVVGYITSEDIEKMDFKQLIGGAVWLVRNGSPYVEESFKCESADVQETGTLRTFIDVQSARTAIGHDALGRVVFVNTEGQTKVRGLNLNQFARLLIKEFHLVNAINLDGGGSATLVLNGSLASYPSDHCKSDPEWRCARAVTTIVCAHDPDCETECVHGECIHGKCSCSVNYRGESCEKLYCGHHNCSSHGSCQPEGCDCSPGWHGTDCTIPCGPTHFGKNCSQECRCRNNGTCNSVTGICTCRPGFGGALCEKGCEPGTYGSNCQYTCHCANTCTCDPASGVCRNDTSYNLEKYASINATGWRSCVQQLELLY; encoded by the exons ATGTTACGAAAATGGTGTTTTATTGTTCAAATCATTTCGTTCTTAGAGATCACAGGAATGAACGCAAGAGATAAAAGCCC gtCATTAGTTGATGATGTTATCTTTCCTTATGCTCAACCTCGTCATGGTTCATTGCATCGTCGTCACGCTCGATCAACCATGAAAAATCCAGGTTATAACCAAACATACGAGACATTTACTGCCAATGTAACCGACCAACTTGTCCCAGCAGCTAATACCAG atattttgtaTCTGACGTGCCGTCTAACGAGTATTATTCCTACATCACTGTGAAAGCGTACGGCCACATAACGACAGTTACAAACCCTCTGCGATCGTTCAGCGTCTTGGAACCCCACTCTCAAGGCGGCTGCTCAAATAATATCACTGATACAGTGGAGAACACGTCAAAGCAAAG GAAATGCAGGGTGGCCCAGAATGGAGGATTCTTCAGTATTAAGTATGGCAGCTGTCTGGGTAATCTAGTGAGTGATGGTAGGCTTGTGATAGACCATGGGAACATACAGAATGCTAACTTCGGGATTACTAAGAATGGAACAATTGTTGTTGG atacATAACTTCTgaagatattgaaaaaatgGATTTCAAGCAACTGATTGGTGGAGCTGTTTGGCTTGTGAGAAATG GTTCACCGTATGTAGAAGAATCATTCAAATGTGAAAGTGCTGACGTACAGGAGACTGGTACCCTCAG AACTTTCATTGATGTTCAATCAGCACGGACAGCGATCGGACACGATGCTTTAGGAAGAGTTGTTTTCGTCAATACTGAAGGTCAAACCAAAGTCAGAGGTCTCAACCTTAATCAATTTGCAAG ATTGCTGATCAAAGAATTCCATCTTGTGAATGCAATTAATTTGGATGGAGGCGGTTCTGCAACGTTGGTTCTCAATGGTTCATTGGCGAGTTATCCATCCGATCATTGCAAGAGTGACCCCGAGTGGCGATGCGCTCGAGCAGTTACAACTATTGTCTGCGCTCACGATCCCGATTGTGAAACAGAGTGTGTGCATGGGGAGTGTATCCATGGAAA ATGTTCTTGTTCTGTGAACTACAGAGGCGAGTCATGTGAAAAGTTGTATTGCGGCCACCATAACTGTTCTTCACATGGATCGTGCCAGCCAG AAGGCTGTGACTGCTCTCCTGGGTGGCATGGTACTGACTGCACCATCCCCTGCGGTCCGACTCACTTTGGAAAGAATTGCTCTCAGGAGTGCCGATGTAGAAATAATGGAACTTGCAACAGCGTCACAGGGATCTGCACTTGCCGTCCAGGATTTGGAGGAGCGTTATGTGAAAAAG gTTGTGAGCCCGGTACCTATGGCAGCAATTGTCAGTATACGTGCCACTGTGCCAATACATGTACGTGTGACCCTGCATCAGGTGTTTGCAGGAATGACACATCTTATAATCTAGAAAAGTATGCTAGCATTAATG cCACTGGATGGCGATCATGTGTACAACAGTTGGAGCTCTTGTATTGA